The nucleotide sequence TTGAAGTTAGTATTGCGGCTACTTGACATCCAATTGCCCTCACTTTAGGTTTTCGTCTATTTAGCTATACCTCAGCTAATTAAAGACCTTGTTTGCCCCCACCTGTAGAATGTTTAACCTCATAAGCTCGATACCCTTGCTCATTCGATAATCATTTCTGATGGTTCGTGTGAAATTTGTTTTAGACTTGCCTATAACATGCTTCAAAGGGTTGGAACATTCGCTTGCGATGCTTAAGCGCAGTAGTTTGAAAAAGCTTAAAGAGAAGGGCTAGTTTGCATACCATTTGTTGGAGCCAATTACTTTGTATGTGCAGGGAAATTACTTCGGTCCAAATGCACTAAGCCTTGGCTCGGCCTGCCAACTATCCTGTTGGATGCATTTTGATCCCTGCACATCCCTGTCATTTGGATCGAAGTAGTTTCCAGGTAGAAATTGGCTGTGATAAGTTGTAGGTCTCTGATAATCCAACTGTAATACCTGCAGTATTGCTCCTTCACTTTCTATTTCTGTTTACCGTTCTTGGAATGGCCAGTATCTACTTGTTATTGAACTTGACATTCTGCAGGTCAGGCCTGTTCTTAGAATGGCCTCTGTTAGTTCAGTGTCTACTTGTTATTGAACTCAACATTCTTCAGTTCAGGCCTGCTATTGCTCAACCTAGCAAGATGTCATGTTGTCATTATTGTATGGAATGGAACTGTTTAGGCACATGTATAAAGCCAACCTGTTCTTATGAATTAGGTAAATGGATTGTTTTTAAAGTATTCTCTAATGTTTAACAGTACATTCAAGAAGAAGGCTCCCAATGCCATCAAGGAGCTGAGGAAGTTCGCGCAGAAGGCTATGGGCACCTCAGATGTCAGGATCGACGTGAAGCTCAACAAGCACATCTGGAGCAGTGGGATCAGAAGCGTGCCCCGTAGGGTTCGCGTGAGGATTGCCCGCAGGAggaacgacgaggaggacgccaaGGAGGAGCTCTACTCTCTCGTCACTGTTGCCGAGGTGCCTGCTGAGGGTTTGAAGGGGCTGGGAACCAAGGTCGTTGACGACACTGATTAGACTCGAGCTTTGTCTACATCGTTAGAATGAGTTGTTATTTTGCATTGCAACAGCATCTATTTTCTATCCTGCAAAAGTTTTGGAGTATGGAACATCGCAAGCTATCTATTTTCTTTCATCTAAATTCTGAGGATTGGTTTGTTGCTCATGCTGTGTGTTCATTATTGACAGTGCTGTGGAAAAATAGGCTGTTGAGAGGTGTACTTCAGTAGATTGAAATGTGGTTCATTTCA is from Lolium rigidum isolate FL_2022 unplaced genomic scaffold, APGP_CSIRO_Lrig_0.1 contig_10736_1, whole genome shotgun sequence and encodes:
- the LOC124680250 gene encoding 60S ribosomal protein L31 is translated as MADKKGGAPRKEEVVTREYTVNLHKRLHGCTFKKKAPNAIKELRKFAQKAMGTSDVRIDVKLNKHIWSSGIRSVPRRVRVRIARRRNDEEDAKEELYSLVTVAEVPAEGLKGLGTKVVDDTD